Proteins encoded in a region of the Panicum hallii strain FIL2 chromosome 3, PHallii_v3.1, whole genome shotgun sequence genome:
- the LOC112885264 gene encoding uncharacterized protein LOC112885264 — protein sequence MAHSPAHSSSSSNSGDSGLPLGAPQPASLAVVQTVNIRNHVPILLDLFDSNYSQWRCLFDSVLGKFGLVGHVRSPPPLNERDAEWRQVDCTLTNWIYTTINKGVFDLVYKPDASAFTIWTDIEGLFRDNEMQRAVLLEAEFRSIIQGDLSISDYCAKLKKLADSLRDVGHPVSEPSQVLNLLRGLNKKFRHVKPVLTSKTHTFMSARSYLLLEELQLQQDDKAEAGQAFLASHGGSAGSAPQGGASGHGAPSSGTGGSSSGDTGGNRSSRSKHKRRGRGPTTGSTTFGGNSSGGAPQRPPAPWMGNFNPWTGLVQAWGVPFRAPGSGVLGPRPPFQAQQAMMAHHQSPTALGPSSSYGASPWDTSALYTALNSAGVATQPPSSADWYLDTGASSHMSSTSGSGHPNGDAPM from the exons ATGGCGCATTCGCCGGCGCACTCCTCATCCTCTTCCAACTCTGGCGACTCCGGCCTCCCTCTCGGCGCGCCTCAACCTGCCTCCCTCGCCGTGGTTCAGACGGTCAACATCCGCAACCACGTCCCCATCCTCCTCGACCTCTTCGACTCCAACTACAGCCAGTGGCGCTGCCTGTTCGACTCTGTTCTCGGCAAGTTTGGCCTCGTCGGTCACGttcgctcgccgccgccactcaACGAACGCGATGCCGAGTGGCGTCAAGTTGACTGCACCCTCACCAATTGGATCTACACCACCATCAACAAGGGCGTCTTCGACCTCGTCTACAAGCCCGATGCCTCTGCGTTCACCATCTGGACGGATATCGAGGGCCTCTTCCGCGATAATGAGATGCAGCGCGCGGTTCTCCTTGAGGCCGAGTTCCGCAGCATCATTCAGGGCGACCTCAGCATCTCCGACTACTGCGCCAAGTTGAAGAAGCTCGCCGACAGCCTGCGCGACGTCGGCCACCCCGTCTCCGAGCCCAGCCAGGTGCTGAATCTGCTTCGCGGCCTGAACAAGAAATTTCGCCATGTCAAGCCGGTGCTCACCTCCAAGACGCACACCTTCATGAGTGCGCGCTCCTACCTCCTCCTCGAAGAGCTGCAGCTGCAACAGGACGACAAGGCGGAGGCTGGCCAGGCGTTCCTCGCCAGCCACGGTGGTTCTGCCGGATCCGCTCCGCAGGGCGGCGCCTCCGGCCACGGTGCCCCCTCCTCCGGCACTGGAGGCTCCTCCAGCGGCGACACTGGCGGCAACCGCAGCTCCCGCTCCAAGCACAAGCGCCGCGGACGCGGCCccaccaccggctccaccaCATTCGGCGGCAACAGCTCCGGCGGCGCACCCCAGCGCCCACCCGCTCCGTGGATGGGCAACTTCAACCCGTGGACTGGGCTTGTCCAGGCCTGGGGCGTGCCCTTCCGCGCGCCCGGCTCCGGCGTCCTGGGTCCTCGTCCGCCGTTTCAGGCCCAGCAGGCGATGATGGCCCATCACCAATCTCCTACTGCTCTGGGGCCTTCTTCCTCCTACGGTGCGTCGCCATGGGACACCAGCGCGCTCTACACCGCCCTGAACTCTGCCGGCGTCGCCACCCAGCCGCCGAGCTCCGCAGATTGGTACCTCGACACCGGCGCTTCATCGCACATGTCGTCTACCTCCG GATCTGGCCACCCAAACGGTGATGCTCCGATGTGA